One Anopheles marshallii chromosome 3, idAnoMarsDA_429_01, whole genome shotgun sequence genomic region harbors:
- the LOC128715241 gene encoding uncharacterized protein LOC128715241 has translation MYPTKFTPNCFKCFPLHRAAAKGSLPECAQVVRTGEINPYQPTQDGWTALHVAIANKAEKVVDLLLDRYEQDWAIVRQTIKHQFLWKVEQTGWKSRPILIAWTEEECEAALNVVSSCPAGIPLNLQIFVLLRNPTNGHRFVALDVCNRTKWCDIMRLVRRLLGNGVLSIDRCDMRRDVENYLHVACALSTKDIIVKLISRGASLTVASGLQRRTPLMAAGEKMRKDVIVLLTTTYADRFDPFACDGNHYTVLHRMMHRQHTEMVDYFVNLMLNYRTKKLHEPRSVALSRIFLCEFAEDSTVNVWNFVRSVPMKKLCEKYIRDCQLDVRIRLRDTTTLSALISRDIALQYCFEQIEQDLTLLQLQDNFEKFNILHNLIRCKHLAFVEALYRKHSTFVKAMFEVQEPENDAPFKLLRLLMYNSDEQGIQFVLKYHCDFYRKDMTKLREVTVQQQNCSKPSHGKVLEVIAEALPELREDIESIKLKNNSPQRDFYEDLRNLCDHFAKTVTKLEANGKRLDDYLDTNRKTFLHAAVSWSNKSLIENLLSRNMDVMKLDDNGCLPIHLVYRSESIFEMLLRRNEMAQLSYINEAGYNLLHISCRNGLHGTILEPLVEHGMDVNGPTPDGQLPLSLASCCATITFLLDRGARVDLLNGDLLSSNLNHMHYCAAIVLIPRLIHLPWFRQYAHMYLPWMLGEQSRYCFSSSTGKFLETYPDIRRLLFDSLYEHSKSEMAELFARVCHNAIPCCVQWFLEYDYDIDYNYPMWGDSTPLLGLLGYVKCDIEEHFRMVEKLLQKSIDVNATNNFGQNALMILANGIGWMNNYGHLPLELASLLLKREIRVDQQDAQGNTALHNAFERMQWEMVDFLIENGANVSIRNNSNKLACQMGLTANENVFGFIK, from the exons atgtatCCAACAAAGTTTACGCCGAATTGCTTCAAATGCTTTCCATTGCACcgtgcagcagcaaaaggatCGTTACCAGAGTGTGCACAAGTAGTCCGAACCGGTGAAATTAATCCTTACCAACCGACACAGGACGGTTGGACTGCGCTACATGTGGCTATTGCAAACAAGGCAGAAAAGGTGGTGGATCTACTGCTTGATCGCTACGAACAAGATTGGGCGATCGTGCGGCAAACTATCAAGCACCAGTTCCTGTGGAAAGTGGAACAAACGGGCTGGAAAAGCAGACCGATACTGATTGCCTGGACAGAAGAGGAATGTGAAGCTGCACTGAACGTCGTTTCCAGTTGTCCTGCAGGAATTCCActtaatttgcaaatttttgtACTTTTACGAAACCCAACCAATGGTCATCGTTTCGTTGCGCTGGACGTATGTAATCGAACGAAATGGTGCGACATCATGCGGCTTGTACGACGATTGTTAGGGAACGGTGTGCTGTCAATCGATCGGTGCGATATGCGACGAGATGTGGAAAATTATCTACACGTTGCCTGTGCCTTATCGACAAAGGACATAATAGTGAAACTTATTAGCCGAGGAGCCTCACTGACCGTGGCGTCTGGTTTGCAGCGCCGAACACCATTAATGGCTGCCGGCGAAAAGATGCGCAAGGATGTTATCGTTCTGCTAACTACTACGTACGCCGATCGGTTTGACCCATTTGCCTGTGATGGAAACCACTACACAGTGTTGCACCGCATGATGCACCGACAACATACAGAAATGGTGGACTATTTTGTAAACTTAATGCTGAACTATCGCACCAAAAAACTGCATGAGCCCAGATCGGTAGCTTTGAGTAGAATCTTCTTGTGCGAATTCGCAGAGGATTCAACGGTGAACGTCTGGAACTTTGTACGATCAGTGCCAATGAAGAAACTGTGCGAAAAATATATAAGAGATTGCCAATTGGATGTACGAATACGACTGCGTGATACAACAACGCTTAGTGCTTTGATTAGCCGTGATATAGCATTACAATATTGTTTTGAACAAATTGAACAAGACTTGACGCTTCTTCAGCTACAGGACAACTTTGAAAAGTTCAACATCTTGCACAACTTGATAAGGTGCAAACATTTGGCTTTTGTTGAAGCTCTCTATCGAAAACATAGTACGTTTGTTAAGGCAATGTTTGAAGTACAGGAACCGGAAAACGATGCCCCTTTCAAATTGCTTCGCTTGTTGATGTACAATTCGGACGAACAAGGCATACAGTTTGTCTTGAAATATCACTGTGATTTTTACAGGAAAGATATGACAAAACTTCGGGAAGTTACGGTTCAACAGCAAAATTGTTCTAAGCCTTCGCATGGCAAGGTTTTGGAGGTGATTGCGGAAGCACTACCAGAGCTACGAGAAGATATCGAATCGATCAAACTGAAAAACAATTCACCACAAAGAG attttTACGAGGATCTACGTAATCTTTGTGACCATTTTGCGAAGACAGTCACCAAACTAGAGGCAAATGGAAAGCGGTTGGATGATTATTTGGATACCAATCGGAAGACATTTCTGCACGCAGCAGTCTcgtggagcaataagtcattGATAGAAAACCTGCTGTCCCGCAATATGGATGTTATGAAGTTGGACGACAATGGGTGCCTACCGATACATTTGGTGTACAGGAGCGAAAGCATATTCGAGATGCTATTACGCAGAAACGAAATGGCACAGCTATCGTACATAAACGAGGCAGGATATAACTTGCTGCACATAAGCTGCAGAAATGGACTTCATGGTACGATCTTAGAGCCGCTAGTTGAACACGGTATGGACGTGAACGGTCCGACACCCGATGGACAGTTACCATTATCGCTGGCATCGTGCTGTGCGACGATAACGTTCTTGCTTGATCGTGGTGCACGTGTTGATCTACTAAATGGTGATCTCCTGAGCAGTAATCTGAACCACATGCATTACTGTGCAGCGATAGTACTAATACCACGTTTGATTCATCTGCCTTGGTTTCGCCAGTATGCTCACATGTACCTACCGTGGATGTTAGGAGAACAAAGCCGATATTGCTTTTCCTCTAGTACTGGAAAGTTTCTGGAAACATATCCCGATATTCGTCGATTATTGTTCGACAGTTTGTACGAACATTCGAAGAGTGAAATGGCTGAACTGTTTGCCCGAGTGTGCCACAACGCAATCCCTTGCTGCGTACAGTGGTTTTTGGAGTATGACTATGATATCGATTACAATTATCCTATGTGGGGTGATTCGACACCACTGTTGGGGTTGCTTGGCTATGTAAAGTGTGACATAGAGGAACATTTTCGGATGGTAGAAAAGCTACtacaaaaatcgatcgatgtaAACGCTACAAACAATTTCGGACAAAATGCGCTCATGATACTAGCGAATGGAAT
- the LOC128712029 gene encoding spermine synthase isoform X1 translates to MSVNSILLDFSLDPARIIDEVSRKDIVQVCKEGLEKYLADLKISYDMLTADGYLCILTEAGTGTIVTIRIFEQGLITINVEYYRKDGDEAKISFENMKTLENGLRIRLEAIRSKHLPPIKRGSSVDVYLTSSDERVIEYDIDRVLFDKRSEFQKIQIVHSRSLGNMLVLDELQNIAEADLIYTETLMCRGAENYAGKEICILGGGDGALLYELLKEGPKFVVMLEIDEIVMQACNKYMNSICGDVLEKRTDANFEIIVGDCMVYLKKYIKEERKFDYVFGDLTDIPISDTPTGEIWDFIRLILESSFQVLKPDGKFMTHGNGVSCPESLRMYEDQLAKLTPKVKYTKSSAFVPSFMEEWVFYQVQRELASATESV, encoded by the exons ATGTCGGTGAATTCGATTTTGCTAGATTTTTCACTCGACCCCGCCCGTATCATTGACGAGGTGTCACGCAAGGACATTGTACAAGTGTGCAAAGAAGGCCTTGAAAAGTATTTGGCCGATCTGAAGATATCCTACGACATGCTGACGGCCGATGGGTACCTCTGCATTCTCACCGAAGCCGGCACTGGAACCATCGTGACGATTCGTATCTTCGAGCAAGGCCTGATAACGATCAACGTCGAATATTACCGGAAGGATGGCGATGAGGCGAAGATCTCCTTTGAA AACATGAAAACGCTAGAAAACGGTTTGCGCATCAGGCTAGAGGCAATACGCTCCAAGCACCTTCCACCAATAAAACGGGGCAGTAGCGTTGACGTTTACCTAACAAGCTCAG ACGAACGTGTCATCGAGTACGACATCGACCGGGTGTTGTTTGACAAGCGTTCCGAATTCCAAAAGATTCAAATCGTACACTCTCGAAGCCTCGGCAACATGTTAGTGTTGGATGAATTGCAAA acATTGCCGAAGCTGATCTCATCTATACCGAAACGTTGATGTGCCGCGGTGCCGAGAATTATGCTGGCAAGGAGATATGCATTCTGGGCGGTGGTGATGGAGCTTTGCTTTACGAGTTGCTAAAGGAAGGTCCTAAATTCGTCGTGATGCTCGAGATCGACGAAATAGTCATGCAGGCGTGCAATAAATACATGAACTCCATCTGTGGCGATGTGCTGGAGAAGCGCACGGACGCTAATTTTGAGATAATCGTCGGAGATTGTATGGTCTACCTGAAGAAGTATATTAAGGAGGAGCGCAAGTTTGATTACGTGTTTGGCGATCTGACAGACATACCGATCTCCGACACACCGACGGGAGAGATATGGGATTTTATACGCTTGATCTTGGAATCATCTTTCCAGGTGCTTAAACCGGACGGAAAGTTTATGACACAC GGTAACGGTGTTAGCTGTCCGGAATCGCTCCGAATGTACGAGGATCAACTCGCAAAGCTAACGCCAAAGGTTAAGTACACTAAGAGTTCAGCATTCGTGCCATCATTTATGGAGGAATGGGTGTTCTACCAGGTGCAACGTGAGCTCGCTAGTGCCACCGAAAGCGTTTGA
- the LOC128712029 gene encoding spermine synthase isoform X2, giving the protein MSVNSILLDFSLDPARIIDEVSRKDIVQVCKEGLEKYLADLKISYDMLTADGYLCILTEAGTGTIVTIRIFEQGLITINVEYYRKDGDEAKISFEQIRELENDLVQKLKLNHGQSLPPLQRGPLTRYFPTADERVIEYDIDRVLFDKRSEFQKIQIVHSRSLGNMLVLDELQNIAEADLIYTETLMCRGAENYAGKEICILGGGDGALLYELLKEGPKFVVMLEIDEIVMQACNKYMNSICGDVLEKRTDANFEIIVGDCMVYLKKYIKEERKFDYVFGDLTDIPISDTPTGEIWDFIRLILESSFQVLKPDGKFMTHGNGVSCPESLRMYEDQLAKLTPKVKYTKSSAFVPSFMEEWVFYQVQRELASATESV; this is encoded by the exons ATGTCGGTGAATTCGATTTTGCTAGATTTTTCACTCGACCCCGCCCGTATCATTGACGAGGTGTCACGCAAGGACATTGTACAAGTGTGCAAAGAAGGCCTTGAAAAGTATTTGGCCGATCTGAAGATATCCTACGACATGCTGACGGCCGATGGGTACCTCTGCATTCTCACCGAAGCCGGCACTGGAACCATCGTGACGATTCGTATCTTCGAGCAAGGCCTGATAACGATCAACGTCGAATATTACCGGAAGGATGGCGATGAGGCGAAGATCTCCTTTGAA CAAATACGCGAGCTCGAGAACGATTTGGTGCAAAAACTAAAACTCAACCATGGCCAATCGCTACCACCGCTCCAACGGGGTCCCTTAACCCGTTATTTTCCGACCGCAG ACGAACGTGTCATCGAGTACGACATCGACCGGGTGTTGTTTGACAAGCGTTCCGAATTCCAAAAGATTCAAATCGTACACTCTCGAAGCCTCGGCAACATGTTAGTGTTGGATGAATTGCAAA acATTGCCGAAGCTGATCTCATCTATACCGAAACGTTGATGTGCCGCGGTGCCGAGAATTATGCTGGCAAGGAGATATGCATTCTGGGCGGTGGTGATGGAGCTTTGCTTTACGAGTTGCTAAAGGAAGGTCCTAAATTCGTCGTGATGCTCGAGATCGACGAAATAGTCATGCAGGCGTGCAATAAATACATGAACTCCATCTGTGGCGATGTGCTGGAGAAGCGCACGGACGCTAATTTTGAGATAATCGTCGGAGATTGTATGGTCTACCTGAAGAAGTATATTAAGGAGGAGCGCAAGTTTGATTACGTGTTTGGCGATCTGACAGACATACCGATCTCCGACACACCGACGGGAGAGATATGGGATTTTATACGCTTGATCTTGGAATCATCTTTCCAGGTGCTTAAACCGGACGGAAAGTTTATGACACAC GGTAACGGTGTTAGCTGTCCGGAATCGCTCCGAATGTACGAGGATCAACTCGCAAAGCTAACGCCAAAGGTTAAGTACACTAAGAGTTCAGCATTCGTGCCATCATTTATGGAGGAATGGGTGTTCTACCAGGTGCAACGTGAGCTCGCTAGTGCCACCGAAAGCGTTTGA